ACGCTCGACTATTTCTTCACCCTGTCGCAACAGCACGGGCAGGTCTGGGTCGGGACCGGCCTCCTGCCGGCGAACACCAAGGCCCACGGGCCGGACGATGTGAACTGGACCGGTGGATTCTCGGGCGCGATGGCCATTTCCCCGTCGGATGCTTCGCCCGAAGAAGCGCCGGGCAAGGGCGATCTCGAAACGGCCCGCCAATACGGTGTGCGGGTGGCGGAAGCCGCGAAACGCTGGGCACAATAAGCCATCGGGACGGGCGGCAGGTGCGATGCATCTGCCGCACTCCCATTTCTGCGCATTGCGCTCTATAAGACCCGCATGCGCGCACGCACTCGACGACTCTATACGTTTGGCATCGCCGCCGTCCTGCTGCTGGCCGCAGCGGGCCTTGCGTTCATGGCCCTGCGCCAGAATGCCAACCTGTTCTACACGCCTCACACGCTGGCCGAGAAAGGCCTGCCGAAAGAGGGACGTGAGGTGAAGGTCGGCGGCTGGGTCGAGCCTGGCTCCCTGACCTATTCGGCGGATGGCGCCACCATGATGTTTACCGTGATCGACAGCAGCGATGCCGACATCAAGGTGTCGTTCACCGGCATTGCGCCGGACCTGTTCCGCGAAGGGCAAGGCGTCGTCGCCATTGGCCAGTTCAATGCCGACCGGACATTCACCGCCCGCCAGATCCTCGCCAAGCATGACGAGAACTACCAGCCACGTGAATTGCGGCCCGAGGCAATCGGCGGATGATCGAAGCCGGGCACTTTGCGGCCTTTCTGGCGCTGGGCGCCGCGCTGGCGCAGACGGTCTTCGGCCTGAGGGGCGACCGCCGCTGGGCAGGCATGGCCGCCGTCACCGGTTTCGGCCTTATGGCGTTTTCCTTCCTGACGCTGGTGCATGCCTTTGCCGTGTCGGATTTTTCACTCAAATTGGTGGCCAGCAATTCCCACACGCTGAAGCCGATGCTCTACAAGATCGCCGGCACCTGGGGGAACCATGAAGGCTCCATGGCGCTCTGGGCGCTGGTGACATTTGCCTTCGGCGCCGCGGCGGCGGCCTTGATGAAGACCGGCCGGGAGCGTTTCGAGGCGCGTGCGCTCGGCGTGCAGGGCTTCCTGGCCGCGGGGGCGATGGGTTACCTGCTGTTTGCATCCTCGCCTTATCTGCGGCTGGATCCGGCACCGTTCCAGGGGGCGGGATTGAACCCGTTGTTGCAGGACCCTGCGCTGTCGTTCCACCCGCCGATGCTTTATCTGGGCTATGTCGGCTATTCCTTTGTCTTTGCGCTGGCCGCAGCGGGCATGATGGAAGGCCGGATCGACCGGGTGTGGGCCAAGGAGGCCCGGCGCTGGTCGCTTGCCGCCTTCGTACCGCTCACCTTCGGCATCGCGCTGGGATCATACTGGGCCTATTACGAGCTCGGCTGGGGCGGCTGGTGGTTCTGGGATCCGGTGGAGAATGCTTCGCTGATGCCCTGGCTGATCGGCGCCGCCTTGCTGCACTCCGTCATCGTCACGGAAAAGCGCGAGAACTTTTCCGCCTGGACCGCGCTGCTGGCCGTGCTGGCCTTCCTGTTCTCGATCATGGGCGCGTTCCTTGTGCGTTCGGGCGTGCTGACATCGGTTCACGCCTTTGCCGTCGATCCGGAACGCGGGATGGTCCTGTTGTTTGGACTGATGGTCTATGGCGTGCTCGCGCTCGGCCTGTTCGTCTGGCGCGGGCCGGTCCTGAAAGGCGCGAAGCCCTGGCTGGTCACCAGCCGGGAAGGCGCGCTGATGGCAAACAATATCGTGCTCATCGTGGCAGCGCTGACCGTCCTGCTGGGCACACTGTTCCCGCTGATGGCCGAAGCGGCGGGGCGTACAATGTCCGTTGGCGAACCATATTTCCGGCTGACCTTCGTGCCGATCCTGGCCATTCTCCTGATCCTGCTGCCCGTGGCGCAGAGCTGGGCCTGGGGCAAGGCCGACCTGAAACAATGGTCACGTTGGGCGATTGCAGGCGCCGCGCTGGTCGCCGTGTTCGCCGCGTTGGGCGTTGGTGTGTGGAATATCTCGCTGGGGGCAGCATTTGGGCTGGCCCTTGGCGTTTGGCTGATCGGCGGCGCCTTGTGGGAACTCCGGCGTCGCGCCGTCACGCTGAAGCGGGTGTTTCGTGTGTCACCGCGTGTCTGGGGCATGACGCTGGCGCATATGGGAATTGGCCTGTTCATCATCGGCGCCGTGATCGAGACGACCGGGCGCTACGAGACAACTGTCGCGCTGTCCGAAGGCGGGTCCGGCCAGGCGGCTGGCTGGACACTGACGCTGGATGATGTCGGCTCGATCGAAGGGCCGAACTGGTACGCCGACAAGGCCGTCCTGACAGCGGTGAAGGGCGGGGTGAAAACCGTACTGGAGCCGATGAAGCGTTACTATCCTGCCGCACGTATGCCGACGACGGAGACGGCAATCTACAAGACCGGCACGGGCGACCTCTATGCGGCGCTGGGCGAGCAACGCGTCGTGGACGGGCAGGCGCGCTGGGTGTTCCGGGTCTACTTCAATCCGCTGATCGATTTCGTATACTTCGGCGTGCTCCTGATTGGCCTTGGCGGCGCTCTCTGCATGGTGAAAGTGAAGCGATGAAAGCGCTGTTCCTGTCTCTCGTGATCGCACTGGCCGCCGACGTGCCGCTGGATAATCAAGCAGAGGAGGCGCGCGCGCAGGCCTTGATGCGGGAACTTCGCTGCGTGGCGTGCGAGAATGAGCCTGTGTCCCAGTCCGCGGCGCCGATTGCCGAAGACATGCGTATGCGCATCCGCGAAATGGTCGGGGAAGGATCTACCGACCAGGAAGTGCGTGACTGGTTCGAGAGCCGGTATGGCGAGTTTGTCCTGTTCCGTCCGAAGAGCAACAATCTCAGCGGCCTGTTGCTTTGGGTCGGCCCGTTCGTCCTGCTCGCCATTGGCGCGCTGATCGGTTTCCTCACCGCGCGGCGGAAACGGACGGTCGTGGACCAGATCGAACCGGAAGACGTCTGACTCCACCGTCCTGCCGAACGTCATCGCGAAATTGTGAGGGGTTGGGTTTGCCGGCGCCGACCCCCGTGGGAATAGCCGTCAGGCTGGGTGGGGACATTGCTTGACGTCTGAATGGGACTTCGCGTGCCACCTTGGCAGTAGGCAGGCAGTACGAAGTGGTGATTGACACCGGTAGGCCCGGGGATTGGGCCCTTCCAGCGCCGGCAACTGGCGTGAGGCGAAGGCGCGACGATGCAACTGCCTGTCAGGCATGCGGTTAATCAAGCGCACAAATCAGCCCCTTCTGATCTATAGTGAAGACTAGTATGTCTCGCAAACTGTAGTAATTCAAGGGCTTTTTCCATTTCTTGATGCACGCGGTATGAATAACCAAGAATACCCTTGGGGGTTTCAGATATCGTGCCGGAGGCCGGCTCTACCCGACCGAGAAGATGCTTTTTCCGCAAGGATACGACCTGGGCCATCGTCCCTGCCGACCCGCCTCTGACACATCCGGACGGACCGGGTGAGCTGTCGGCCGGCTGTCGACCGATTATGAAGCAGAAGGCTGATCTCCTGATTCCATTCGACTTACTGTCTTTTAATGACCACATTGCCGCTCGTATGATTATGTAACGTTCGATCGTACAAACGGCGATATTTCAGAGAGTTGGAGAGAGAATTCATGAAACTTGGCATTTCTCGGCAGGCACTGGTTGCAGCGCTTTTTGGAGCGGCGGCGGTTGGGACCCTGTCGATCGCGCCTCAGATTCTCAGTCCCGAGGCAGGTGCCCAGCCGATCGCCATTCAGGCGCCCGCTGGCGCTCCGATGAGCTTTGCCGATCTGATTGAGCGAGTCGAACCCGCCGTGGTCAGCGTGAACGTGGTGTCCGAGCGCAAGGTCAACAACACGGGAGACATGGAGGAGTTCTTCGAGCAGTTCCGAGGTCTTCCGGGACTCGATGAATTTCTGCAACAGCGGCGCCAGCAAGAAGAAGAAGGCGCAGAGCCGCAGACCCGTGAAGCGCGGTCGCTTGGCTCAGGCTTCTTCATCTCGCAGGACGGCTACATTGTGACCAACAATCACGTCGTCGAGAATGCCGTCCAGATCGAAGTGGTCAACAAGGATGGCGACGAGATGGAAGCCGAACTGGTCGGCACCGATCCTGACACCGATCTCGCCGTCATCAAGGTGAAGGAAAAGGGGCATTACCCCTATGTCCGGTTCGGCAACTCCCACAATCTTCGCAAGGGCGACTGGGTTGTGGCCCTTGGTAATCCCTTCGGCTTCAGCGGCACGGCCACTGCCGGCATCCTTTCCGCGGATGGCCGGGAGCTCGGCAATGACAGCCCGTATACGGACTTTCTTCAGATCGACGCCGCAATCAACCGCGGCAATTCCGGCGGGCCGACCTTCGACCTGCACGGCAATGTCGTCGGGGTAAACACGCAGATCCTGTCGCCGACCGGCGGCTCGGTCGGTATCGGTTTTGCCATTCCCGCAGAACTGGCCCAGGAAGTGACGCAGGCCATCATCAAGAACGGCCACGTCTCCCGCGGCTGGCTGGGCGTGCAGATCCAGGACCTGACCGAGGACATGGCCGAAGCCCAGGGCATGCCCAACAATGACGGCTCCATCATCGCCGACGTCACCGAAGACAGCCCGGCAGACAAGGGCGGCCTGCAGCGCGGCGATATCATCCTGTCCGTGAACGGGCAGAAGGTCAGCGACGCAACCACCACAACCCGCCTGGTCGGGCGCCTGATTGCCAACACATCGAACAAGTTCGACATCATGCGCGGCGGCAAGCGCCAGACGATCAATGTCGTCGTCGGAGAGCGGGGCGACAATCTGAGCGCCCAGCGTATCCCGGCCTCGGCCCTGTCCGAAGGTTCCGGCGAGAATGCCGACGAAGCGACCATGGACTCGCTTGGCGTCACCTTTGTGCCGCTTGATGACGAGATGCGCCAGCGTCTCGGCCTCGACGAGGACGAAGCGGGCCTTGTCATCCTGGAAGTCGAGCCGGGCGGTGCGATCGAAGAAGCCGGGCTTCAGCGTGGCATGGTCATTCTGGAAGCCAATAATGAGCCGGTCTCAAGTGTCGAGGTTCTGAAGAAAGCCATCGATGCGGCCAAGAAGGCGAACCGGACCAAAGTGCTGATTGCCGTCCGCGTGGGCCAGATCACGACCTACCGCACCATCGACATCAGTGAAGACAAGTGAGGCGCAAATGTTAGACACAGTTCAGGAGGATCCGATGCGTGTGCTGGTGATCGAGGACGATGCTGAAATGGCCGGCTTCATCGAAAAGGTCCTCATCGAGGCCGGGCATTCGGTGGACAAGGCGGACGATGGCGAACGTGGACTGGCGAAAGCGCGGTCGGAAGATTTCGACGCCATGGTCGTTGACCGGATGTTGCCGGAAAAGGATGGCCTGACGCTGCTGAAGG
This is a stretch of genomic DNA from Hyphomonas adhaerens MHS-3. It encodes these proteins:
- a CDS encoding cytochrome c maturation protein CcmE, producing MRARTRRLYTFGIAAVLLLAAAGLAFMALRQNANLFYTPHTLAEKGLPKEGREVKVGGWVEPGSLTYSADGATMMFTVIDSSDADIKVSFTGIAPDLFREGQGVVAIGQFNADRTFTARQILAKHDENYQPRELRPEAIGG
- a CDS encoding heme lyase CcmF/NrfE family subunit — its product is MIEAGHFAAFLALGAALAQTVFGLRGDRRWAGMAAVTGFGLMAFSFLTLVHAFAVSDFSLKLVASNSHTLKPMLYKIAGTWGNHEGSMALWALVTFAFGAAAAALMKTGRERFEARALGVQGFLAAGAMGYLLFASSPYLRLDPAPFQGAGLNPLLQDPALSFHPPMLYLGYVGYSFVFALAAAGMMEGRIDRVWAKEARRWSLAAFVPLTFGIALGSYWAYYELGWGGWWFWDPVENASLMPWLIGAALLHSVIVTEKRENFSAWTALLAVLAFLFSIMGAFLVRSGVLTSVHAFAVDPERGMVLLFGLMVYGVLALGLFVWRGPVLKGAKPWLVTSREGALMANNIVLIVAALTVLLGTLFPLMAEAAGRTMSVGEPYFRLTFVPILAILLILLPVAQSWAWGKADLKQWSRWAIAGAALVAVFAALGVGVWNISLGAAFGLALGVWLIGGALWELRRRAVTLKRVFRVSPRVWGMTLAHMGIGLFIIGAVIETTGRYETTVALSEGGSGQAAGWTLTLDDVGSIEGPNWYADKAVLTAVKGGVKTVLEPMKRYYPAARMPTTETAIYKTGTGDLYAALGEQRVVDGQARWVFRVYFNPLIDFVYFGVLLIGLGGALCMVKVKR
- a CDS encoding cytochrome c-type biogenesis protein, coding for MKALFLSLVIALAADVPLDNQAEEARAQALMRELRCVACENEPVSQSAAPIAEDMRMRIREMVGEGSTDQEVRDWFESRYGEFVLFRPKSNNLSGLLLWVGPFVLLAIGALIGFLTARRKRTVVDQIEPEDV
- a CDS encoding Do family serine endopeptidase, translating into MKLGISRQALVAALFGAAAVGTLSIAPQILSPEAGAQPIAIQAPAGAPMSFADLIERVEPAVVSVNVVSERKVNNTGDMEEFFEQFRGLPGLDEFLQQRRQQEEEGAEPQTREARSLGSGFFISQDGYIVTNNHVVENAVQIEVVNKDGDEMEAELVGTDPDTDLAVIKVKEKGHYPYVRFGNSHNLRKGDWVVALGNPFGFSGTATAGILSADGRELGNDSPYTDFLQIDAAINRGNSGGPTFDLHGNVVGVNTQILSPTGGSVGIGFAIPAELAQEVTQAIIKNGHVSRGWLGVQIQDLTEDMAEAQGMPNNDGSIIADVTEDSPADKGGLQRGDIILSVNGQKVSDATTTTRLVGRLIANTSNKFDIMRGGKRQTINVVVGERGDNLSAQRIPASALSEGSGENADEATMDSLGVTFVPLDDEMRQRLGLDEDEAGLVILEVEPGGAIEEAGLQRGMVILEANNEPVSSVEVLKKAIDAAKKANRTKVLIAVRVGQITTYRTIDISEDK